A part of Salmo salar chromosome ssa18, Ssal_v3.1, whole genome shotgun sequence genomic DNA contains:
- the calm2a gene encoding calmodulin 2a (phosphorylase kinase, delta), translating into MADQLTEEQIAEFKEAFSLFDKDGDGTITTKELGTVMRSLGQNPTEAELQDMINEVDADGNGTIDFPEFLTMMARKMKDTDSEEEIREAFRVFDKDGNGYISAAELRHVMTNLGEKLTDEEVDEMIREADIDGDGQVNYEEFVQMMTAK; encoded by the exons ATG gCTGATCAGCTAACAGAGGAGCAGATTGCCG AGTTCAAAGAGGCTTTCTCGCTCTTTGATAAGGATGGTGACGGCACCATCACCACCAAAGAGCTGGGAACCGTGATGCGCTCTCTGGGCCAGAACCCCACAGAGGCTGAGCTGCAGGACATGATCAACGAGGTGGACGCTGATG gTAATGGAACGATAGACTTCCCAGAGTTCCTGACCATGATGGCAAGGAAGATGAAGGACACAGACAGCGAGGAGGAGATCCGAGAAGCGTTCCGCGTCTTTGACAAG GATGGGAACGGTTACATCAGTGCTGCTGAGCTGCGCCATGTGATGACGAACCTTGGGGAGAAGCTGACCGACGAGGAAGTTGACGAGATGATCCGAGAAGCAGACATTGATGGAGATGGCCAGGTCAATTATGAAG AGTTCGTACAAATGATGACGGCGAAGTGA
- the stpg4 gene encoding protein STPG4, with product MTVGKNISKVSDKSRDDASCRTEERGNEKGDQCDRGRWWMGTLKDTPIPGSYHIRDFIEEAGLNPVRRTYGFKGTGRDTKMQMRKGDLLLPGAYCFTDSTQEALQCQASYSFKSCPRPKNYTLGIRDKEIDLSPCHYNVTQKPVPKIPCKQVMFRSAVQRASFLPREGPAPGHYNMRTGPTKGVTSCFRSTVPRLHSVRSRTPGPGTYEPSWQMGHRLGTEANMGRAHGLFFRNVF from the exons ATGACCGTAGGAAAGAATATTTCCAAAGTTAGTGACAAATCCCGCGATGATGCATCatgcaggacagaggagagg GGCAATGAGAAAGGGGACCAGTGTGACAGAGGCAGATGGTGGATGGGTACTTTGAAA GATACGCCCATCCCTGGGAGTTACCACATCCGGGACTTCATTGAGGAGGCTGGCCTGAACCCGGTGCGTAGGACGTATGGCTTTAAGGGTACGGGGAGAGACACCAAGATGCAGATGCGTAAGGGGGACTTGCTGCTGCCGGGAGCCTATTGCTTCACTGACTCCACCCAAGAGGCCCTCCAATGCCAGGCCTCCTACTCCTTTAAGAGCTGCCCCCGCCCGAAAAACTACACCCTGGGTATCCGCGACAAG GAAATAGACCTTTCACCATGCCACTACAATGTGACCCAGAAACCAGTGCCCAAGATACCCTGCAA ACAGGTGATGTTTCGTTCGGCAGTGCAGCGTGCCAGCTTTCTGCCT AGAGAGGGCCCTGCTCCTGGACATTACAACATGAGGACGGGCCCGACCAAAGGAGTCACGTCCTGTTTCAGATCCACTGTGCCCCGTCTTCACAGTGTGCGCtcg AGGACACCAGGACCGGGGACCTACGAGCCGTCCTGGCAGATGGGTCACCGTCTGGGGACGGAGGCCAACATGGGCAGGGCCCACGGTCTCTTCTTCCGCAATGTCTTCTAG